A region of Chelonia mydas isolate rCheMyd1 chromosome 7, rCheMyd1.pri.v2, whole genome shotgun sequence DNA encodes the following proteins:
- the TMEM72 gene encoding transmembrane protein 72 yields the protein MKHRAFWTALEYTCRLLGISTAAVLVGVGAETLQRGQFQSLAVYLLFSGAAVSICEVSFFVSLLLGMCISYQPGSLAHTFWKRTTQPASFQKFLGYVLLSVACFLHPVLVWHVTIPGSMLVLTGLAYFLLSKRKKSPVRREARGPLEQYVDPCATAATSTGCGDTEQTFTFPGGRREQRASLLGQMKSILKGSEDKGAGWLAEPAPTPPTPAPPTPAPGKQVHFQEKLVRIIPSVSESPDDAESEAEETTSDTAPILGPTETPLLVTPLSATGLF from the exons ATGAAGCACCGGGCCTTTTGGACTGCACTGGAATACACCTGCCGACTGCTGGGCATCTCCACGGCAGCAG TGCTGGTTGGAGTGGGAGCGGAGACCCTGCAGCGCGGGCAGTTCCAGAGCCTGGCTGTCTACCTGCT TTTCTCAGGGGCAGCGGTTTCCATCTGCGAAGTCTCCTTCTTCGTCAGCCTGCTCCTGGGCATGTGTATCAG ctacCAGCCGGGCTCCCTGGCACACACCTTCTGGAAGCGAACCACACAGCCAGCAAGCTTCCAGAAATTCCTGGGCTATGTGCTGCTCTCAGTAGCCTGCTTCCTGCATCCCGTCCTGGTCTGGCACGTCACCATCCCCG GCTCCATGCTGGTGCTGACTGGCTTGGCCTACTTCCTGCTGAGCAAGCGGAAGAAGAGCCCGGTGCGCCGGGAGGCGCGGGGGCCACTGGAGCAGTATGTGGACCCCTGTGCCACGGCTGCAACCTCCACGGGCTGTGGTGACACCGAGCAGACCTTCACCTTCCCCGGGGGGCGCCGAGAGCAGCGCGCCTCCCTGCTCGGCCAAATGAAGAGCATCCTGAAGGGCAGTGAGGACAagggtgctggctggctggctgagcctgccccaaccccgcccacccctgctccgcccaccCCGGCCCCGGGCAAGCAGGTGCACTTCCAGGAGAAGCTGGTGAGGATCATCCCCTCTGTCAGCGAGAGCCCGGATGATGCAGAGAGCGAGGCTGAGGAGACCACGTCCGACACAGCCCCAATCCTCGGGCCCACAGAGACCCCGCTCCTTGTCACGCCCCTCAGTGCCACAGGTCTGTTCTGA